From the genome of Carassius auratus strain Wakin chromosome 29, ASM336829v1, whole genome shotgun sequence:
gaagcgtcgaaaatacattttggtccaaaaatagcaaaaactaagacttaCGTTttatctgtctcggctcggtgttcatcttcagttctctcttcacagcagttcagtcagtgtactgtttgagtaaatgaattactccgggatattggtttctttgaactcagagggagtgtcagccacattaaacaagttaacagcttaagtcatttgtggattaatcagtattggagatgcgaaccatttaaaattattcagttcgatttggtgaactggttcaaaaagatccggatacatcgaatgattagtttgCGAACttgatatcacaaactgctttccATAgtgaagttgtggcctaatggttagagagtcggactcccaatcgaaaggttgtgggttctagtcccgggccggcaggaattgtgggtggggggagtgcatgtacagttctctctccaccttcaataccacgacttaggtgcccttgagcaaggcatcgaacccccaactgctccccgggcgccgcagcataaatggctgcccactgctccgggtgtgtgttcacagtgtgtgtgtgtgtgcacttcggatgggttaaatgcagagcatgaattctgagtatggttcaccatacttggctgaatgtcacctcactttcactttatttgttttgaactctctcacaacaaacacgtaagagaagacaatgatgaataaagtcgtagtttttgctatttttggaccaaaatgtattttcgatgcttcaaaatattctaactgaccctctgatgtcacatagactactttgatgatgtttttcttacctttctggacatggacagtagaccgtacacacagcttcaatggagggactgagagctctcggactaaatctaaaatatcttaaactgtgttcagaagataaactgaggtctcacgggtttggaacaacatgagggtgagttattaatgacataatttccatttttgggtgaagtatccctttaaggagtaattttctttttaacaggCAGATTAAACAGAAATTCGGGCTGAGCGATGTTCTTAAACGTCTGACTCGGGCATGGCATTACCGGAAGTCCAGTGTGAACTTTCATGTGAGCTTTAAGGTTTCCAGTTTgagcaaaactctttccacactgttggcaggtgtaaggcttctctccagtgtgaactctcatgtgccTGTCAATAGATTCCTTACGAGTGAAAcattttccacactgttggcaggtgaaagggctctctccagtgtgaattatCATGTGGACGTTAAGATTTCTATGATgagcaaaactctttccacactcaggGCAAGTGTAAGGCTTTTCTCCAGCGTGAACAGTCATGTGCCAGTTAAGACTTCCTTTTTGagagaaactctttccacactgttggcaggtgtaaggcttctccccagtgtgaactctcatgtggacGTTAAAGCTCcctttatgagtgaaattttttCCACATTGTAGGCAGGTGAAGGGACTCTCTCCATTGTGTATTTTCATGTGGGCTTTAAGATGTACATGTTGTGCAAACGTTTCACCACACTGCTGGCATGTGTAAGGATTCTCTCCATTGTGGACTCTCATGTGGACTTTAAGGTTTCCAAGTTGAGCGAAACTTTCACCACAACGAAGGCATGTGTAAGGCTTCTCTTCAATGTGGACTCTCATGTGGACCTTAAGGTTTACACGCTGAGCAAAACTCTCTCCACACTGCTGACATGTGTAAGGGCTCTCTTCAGTGTGAATCCTCACATGTTTTTTAAGGCTTACTTTATGATGGAAACTTTGTCCACACTGTTGGCATGTGTATGCCTTTTCTCTAGTGTGAATTCTTATATGCATGTCAAGATTGACTTTAcgagtgaaactctttccacactgttggcatgtgtaaggcttctctccagtgtgaattctcatgtgcacATTAAGGTTTCCGTGATgagcaaaactctttccacactcaggGCAGGTGTAAGGCTTTTGTCCAGAGTGAAGAGTCATGTGCCAATTAAAGCTCCCTTTttgagtgaaactctttccacactgtaggcaggtgtaaggcttctccccagtgtgaactctcatgtggatGTTAAAGCTTCCTTTATGagtgaaactttttccacactgttggcatgtGAAGGGACTCTCTGTATTGTGTATTGTCATGTGGGCTTCAAGGTTTAAATGTTGAGCAAAGCTCTCACCACACTGCTGGCATGTGTAAGTCTCCTCTccggtgtgaattctcatgtgtctGTTAAGGCTGATTGTATGATTGCAGCTTTGTCCACCCTGTTGGCAGGTAAAAGGTCTCTCCccagtgtgaatcctcatgtgggCTTTAAGGTTAACATGTTGAtggaaactctttccacactcaggGCATGGGTAAGGCTTCACTTTAGCGTGAATTCTCATGTGCGTGCTAAGACTTCCTTTTTGagtgaaactttttccacactgttggcatgtGTACAACTtatctccagtgtgaactctcatatGCACGTCAAGACTTAATTTACGAGGAAAACTTTTTCCACAGTGTTGGCAGGTGAAAggattctctccagtgtggactTTAAGTTTTCCTTTTTGATTGAAAGTGAAATAATTAATTTGAGCTTTTTTTGGTGTGGAAGTCTTTTCAGTCTGTGAATGTCTAAAAGATTCTCTTCTAGTTGTCAAATCATGAAGATTCCCATATTCATCTTTCTCTTCAGTTCCATTCAATACTTCTTTCTCTTTCATTGGTATTAGGTCTAAAGTGAAAAACCACAAACAAAAAACTAGTTATCCCAAGTTTAATGGTACAATACATCAAAACTTTAAGGTATGTTATACATCAAAACCAACAGCATGTATGCTAGACCCTGAACGAGAAGTGTCCAAACCTGCTCTGGAGGCCACTGTTACTAACCCTTGATCCAAAACACCTGCTGGAAGTTCCCAACTCTGGCCCTTGTAACCCCCTTTCCTTCAGAGCTTAGCtcaaaccctaatcaaacacacatacTAATCAAGGTCTGGTGTATTATTGAAAGATAAAGACAGGTGAGTCTGATCAATGTTTCAGAAAAGGGGACCTtgagggccagagttgagaaACGCTGCTCTTCATAATATTACTAACTTTCTTTAGGTCTTTAAGCTGACAGTTTGACCCaggatatatttttaattataaacttATCTCAATTAGCGATGCTAATAATTAATCCCTGattaactgaaaaaata
Proteins encoded in this window:
- the LOC113048325 gene encoding gastrula zinc finger protein XlCGF57.1-like isoform X1 translates to MEFIKDEREDFRIEETSSLKQEVTEEQSEMLFIKEESEDISTEEMFSMKDTEQQTDLIPMKEKEVLNGTEEKDEYGNLHDLTTRRESFRHSQTEKTSTPKKAQINYFTFNQKGKLKVHTGENPFTCQHCGKSFPRKLSLDVHMRVHTGDKLYTCQQCGKSFTQKGSLSTHMRIHAKVKPYPCPECGKSFHQHVNLKAHMRIHTGERPFTCQQGGQSCNHTISLNRHMRIHTGEETYTCQQCGESFAQHLNLEAHMTIHNTESPFTCQQCGKSFTHKGSFNIHMRVHTGEKPYTCLQCGKSFTQKGSFNWHMTLHSGQKPYTCPECGKSFAHHGNLNVHMRIHTGEKPYTCQQCGKSFTRKVNLDMHIRIHTREKAYTCQQCGQSFHHKVSLKKHVRIHTEESPYTCQQCGESFAQRVNLKVHMRVHIEEKPYTCLRCGESFAQLGNLKVHMRVHNGENPYTCQQCGETFAQHVHLKAHMKIHNGESPFTCLQCGKNFTHKGSFNVHMRVHTGEKPYTCQQCGKSFSQKGSLNWHMTVHAGEKPYTCPECGKSFAHHRNLNVHMIIHTGESPFTCQQCGKCFTRKESIDRHMRVHTGEKPYTCQQCGKSFAQTGNLKAHMKVHTGLPVMPCPSQTFKNIAQPEFLFNLPVKKKITP
- the LOC113048325 gene encoding gastrula zinc finger protein XlCGF57.1-like isoform X2, which gives rise to MEFIKDEREDFRIEETSSLKQEVTEEQSEMLFIKEESEDISTEEMFSMKDTEQQTDLIPMKEKEVLNGTEEKDEYGNLHDLTTRRESFRHSQTEKTSTPKKAQINYFTFNQKGKLKVHTGENPFTCQHCGKSFPRKLSLDVHMRVHTGDKLYTCQQCGKSFTQKGSLSTHMRIHAKVKPYPCPECGKSFHQHVNLKAHMRIHTGERPFTCQQGGQSCNHTISLNRHMRIHTGEETYTCQQCGESFAQHLNLEAHMTIHNTESPFTCQQCGKSFTHKGSFNIHMRVHTGEKPYTCLQCGKSFTQKGSFNWHMTLHSGQKPYTCPECGKSFAHHGNLNVHMRIHTGEKPYTCQQCGKSFTRKVNLDMHIRIHTREKAYTCQQCGQSFHHKVSLKKHVRIHTEESPYTCQQCGESFAQRVNLKVHMRVHIEEKPYTCLRCGESFAQLGNLKVHMRVHNGENPYTCQQCGETFAQHVHLKAHMKIHNGESPFTCLQCGKNFTHKGSFNVHMRVHTGEKPYTCQQCGKSFSQKGSLNWHMTVHAGEKPYTCPECGKSFAHHRNLNVHMIIHTGESPFTCQQCGKCFTRKESIDRHMRVHTGEKPYTCQQCGKSFAQTGNLKAHMKVHTGLPSILQHENSLPNVSALETA